In one window of Methanoculleus chikugoensis DNA:
- a CDS encoding DNA adenine methylase, producing MATTTARPFLKWAGGKTQLLDAFTARVPRELAEGTLPVFVEPFMGGGAVYFHFNSTFAFRECHLFDINEDLVLAYTVVKNDVSALIDYLRGVEDEFLSKDDAGRRDYYYAVREAFNREKKEIDFAGYGDAWVERAGRFIFLNRTCFNGLYRVNSRGGFNVPFGRYKTPKILHEEVLLTDSLAFRNTTIHLGDFTQAEPYISKDSFVYFDPPYRPLNQTSSFTQYSKNRFSDEEQRRLGAFYARCDAKGARLMLSNSDPRNADPDDAFFDDLYAGYRIDRVPARRAINCDGSKRGEVREIIVMNYESA from the coding sequence ATGGCGACAACCACCGCACGACCGTTCCTCAAGTGGGCAGGCGGCAAGACGCAACTGCTCGATGCGTTCACCGCGAGAGTTCCGCGGGAACTCGCCGAGGGAACCCTTCCGGTCTTCGTCGAACCGTTCATGGGCGGCGGGGCGGTCTACTTTCACTTCAACAGCACCTTTGCGTTCAGGGAGTGCCACCTCTTCGACATCAACGAGGACCTCGTCCTCGCCTATACCGTCGTGAAGAACGACGTCTCCGCTCTCATCGACTACCTCCGCGGCGTCGAGGACGAGTTTCTCTCGAAAGACGATGCCGGGCGGAGAGATTACTACTACGCTGTCAGGGAGGCGTTCAACCGCGAGAAGAAGGAGATCGACTTTGCCGGGTACGGCGACGCGTGGGTCGAACGGGCGGGACGGTTCATCTTCCTCAACAGGACGTGCTTCAACGGCCTCTACCGGGTGAACTCCCGGGGCGGATTCAACGTCCCGTTCGGCAGGTACAAAACGCCGAAGATCCTGCACGAAGAGGTTCTTCTGACCGACTCGCTCGCGTTCCGGAACACGACCATCCATCTCGGCGACTTCACGCAGGCGGAGCCGTATATCTCAAAAGACTCCTTCGTCTACTTCGATCCGCCCTACCGGCCGCTGAACCAAACGTCGTCGTTCACGCAGTACTCGAAGAACAGGTTCTCCGACGAGGAGCAGAGGCGCCTGGGGGCATTCTACGCACGCTGCGACGCAAAGGGGGCGAGACTGATGCTGAGCAACTCCGATCCGAGAAACGCCGACCCGGATGACGCATTCTTCGACGATCTCTACGCCGGGTACCGTATCGACCGGGTTCCGGCAAGGAGGGCGATCAACTGCGACGGGTCGAAACGGGGAGAGGTCCGCGAGATCATCGTCATGAACTACGAATCCGCGTGA
- a CDS encoding DNA-methyltransferase: MRFEEINGNVFYNGDCIAGTRAHIPDDSVDLIVTDPPYGINGDRLHQHYNRDEAFVVDGYIEVPASDYGEFSNNWIREAERILRPGGSIYIVSGYTNLYHILHALRGTHLREVNHIIWRYNFGVYTSRKYVSSHYHILFYEKPGGERTFNLESRYGAGEKGPENGSLNYRDREDVWCINREYKPGQAKNKNELPTELLVKILQYSSNEGDLVCDMFLGGFTTAKAAVGLNRRATGFEASKQVFDLKIAELRDVTPGSLLPTLRTPRTGEPANRGKPWTDADRETLVSRFTALIESGETKKRAVEILGGELGRGRWAIEKMLKKQRG; encoded by the coding sequence ATGAGATTCGAGGAGATCAACGGCAACGTCTTCTACAACGGCGACTGCATCGCGGGGACAAGAGCGCATATCCCCGACGACTCGGTCGACCTGATCGTCACCGACCCCCCTTACGGCATCAACGGCGACCGGTTGCACCAGCACTACAACCGTGACGAGGCGTTCGTCGTCGACGGCTACATCGAGGTTCCCGCATCCGATTACGGGGAGTTCAGCAATAACTGGATACGGGAAGCCGAACGGATACTAAGGCCGGGCGGGTCGATCTACATCGTCTCGGGCTACACGAACCTCTACCACATCCTCCACGCACTGCGCGGGACGCACCTTCGCGAGGTCAACCATATCATATGGCGCTACAACTTCGGCGTCTACACGAGCAGAAAGTACGTCTCCTCCCACTACCACATCCTCTTCTACGAAAAACCGGGCGGCGAGCGGACGTTCAACCTGGAGTCGCGCTACGGGGCCGGGGAGAAGGGGCCGGAGAACGGGTCGCTGAACTACCGCGACCGCGAAGACGTCTGGTGCATCAACCGCGAGTACAAACCGGGGCAGGCGAAGAACAAGAACGAACTACCGACGGAGCTGCTCGTAAAGATACTCCAGTACAGCAGCAACGAGGGCGATCTCGTCTGCGACATGTTCCTCGGCGGATTTACGACGGCAAAGGCGGCCGTCGGCCTCAACCGCCGGGCAACCGGGTTCGAGGCCTCAAAGCAGGTCTTCGACCTGAAGATCGCGGAACTGCGGGATGTCACGCCGGGCAGTCTGCTCCCCACGCTCCGGACACCGCGAACCGGGGAGCCGGCGAACCGGGGCAAACCCTGGACGGACGCCGACCGCGAGACCCTCGTCTCCCGGTTCACCGCGCTCATCGAGTCCGGCGAGACGAAGAAGAGGGCGGTCGAGATCCTGGGAGGAGAACTCGGCCGGGGCCGGTGGGCGATCGAAAAGATGCTGAAAAAACAGCGCGGTTGA
- a CDS encoding PAS domain-containing protein → MAAIMAENETLRRENAALQSVKDALRESEERYRRLFEADLTGDVVAAPDGRILSCNPAFARIFGFASRGEAPGTDIRDLFEDPGDLDRVVASLRKEGKIENVGRTRRRRDGTRIHIVENVVGRFGPGGELLEIQGYIYDDSERKRAEEALRESMEWYRQALDNPLIGYAHCEVVVDAAGKPVDYIYLEVNRAFELFTGLRWEEVANRRVTEVLHLDEAAGIIAIYGNVALTGESTAFQYPVPTLAKWFEVTAFSHQRGRFTTFFTDITERKRVEEALRESEERYRRLFEDDLTGDFLTVADGRIIACNPAFVRMFGFDSVDDALDTNILDLYEDPRDRGMLLARLQRDGKVENEGRVRKRRDGARIHVVENVVGRFNADGELLETQGYVYDDSERKRAEEALRESEERFRAVLENSLDAAYRRNLRADRYDYMSPVIREILGFTPEEMAAMSLEEVMERIHPDDRRSVEAELDAAAASARGLLVYRFLAKSGEYRWLEDHLMVIRDPGGRPLYRGGIVRDVTGRKEAEAELARVHRDLRSAHREANLYLDILTHDIGNTENVSDLYAELLVDSVEGQAAGYAANLKRSITKSIEILGIVSKIRQIHAGPPTLRPTDLDAVIRTEIDHFPAVPISYEGASCKVVADGLLCEVFTNLIGNAVKHGGPGVAVTVRVEEQNGEVLVTVADTGRGVPDDQKEEIFHRYERKQRGVGEGLGLYLVQILIDRYGGRIWVEDRVPGHPEEGAAFSFLLRETDAVRPSGR, encoded by the coding sequence ATGGCAGCCATCATGGCCGAGAACGAGACACTCCGGCGCGAGAACGCCGCGCTGCAGTCCGTAAAGGACGCGCTCCGGGAGAGCGAGGAGCGTTACCGGCGCCTCTTCGAGGCCGACCTCACCGGGGATGTTGTCGCCGCCCCGGACGGTCGGATACTCTCCTGCAACCCGGCGTTCGCAAGGATATTCGGTTTTGCCTCGAGGGGAGAGGCCCCGGGTACCGATATCCGGGATCTCTTCGAGGATCCTGGTGACCTGGACCGGGTCGTCGCAAGCCTCCGGAAGGAAGGAAAGATAGAGAACGTGGGTCGGACACGGAGGCGCCGGGACGGAACCCGCATCCATATCGTAGAGAATGTGGTCGGGCGTTTTGGCCCCGGCGGCGAGTTACTCGAGATCCAGGGCTACATCTACGACGATTCGGAGCGCAAACGGGCGGAGGAGGCTCTCCGGGAGAGCATGGAGTGGTACCGCCAGGCGCTCGACAACCCGCTCATCGGCTACGCTCACTGCGAGGTCGTTGTCGATGCTGCCGGAAAGCCCGTTGACTACATTTACCTGGAGGTCAACCGGGCGTTTGAACTCTTTACCGGGCTTAGATGGGAAGAGGTCGCGAATCGTCGGGTGACTGAAGTTCTCCACCTGGATGAGGCTGCCGGAATCATTGCAATCTACGGGAACGTAGCGCTGACGGGAGAATCTACGGCGTTTCAGTACCCTGTGCCGACTCTTGCGAAATGGTTCGAGGTCACCGCGTTTTCACATCAACGGGGACGATTTACAACCTTCTTCACCGACATCACCGAGCGCAAACGGGTGGAGGAGGCTCTCCGGGAGAGCGAGGAGCGTTACCGGCGGCTCTTCGAAGACGATCTCACCGGGGACTTCCTCACCGTCGCGGATGGCCGGATAATCGCCTGCAACCCGGCGTTCGTCAGGATGTTCGGGTTTGATTCCGTAGATGATGCACTGGACACCAACATTCTGGATCTCTATGAAGATCCCCGTGATCGGGGCATGCTCCTCGCACGCCTGCAGAGGGACGGGAAGGTCGAGAACGAGGGGAGGGTCCGGAAGCGCCGGGACGGGGCACGCATCCATGTCGTAGAGAACGTGGTCGGACGCTTCAACGCGGACGGCGAACTCCTGGAGACCCAGGGTTACGTCTACGACGACTCCGAGCGCAAACGGGCGGAGGAAGCCCTGCGCGAGAGCGAGGAGCGGTTCCGGGCGGTTCTCGAGAACTCGCTCGACGCGGCCTACCGGCGCAACCTCCGGGCCGACCGCTACGATTACATGAGTCCGGTTATCCGGGAGATCCTTGGCTTCACCCCGGAGGAGATGGCTGCGATGAGCCTTGAGGAGGTCATGGAGCGGATCCATCCCGACGACCGGCGGTCGGTCGAGGCGGAACTGGACGCCGCTGCCGCCTCAGCGAGAGGTCTCCTCGTATACCGGTTTCTGGCGAAAAGCGGGGAGTACCGCTGGCTTGAAGACCACCTCATGGTGATCCGTGATCCCGGCGGCCGGCCGCTCTACCGGGGCGGCATCGTCCGCGACGTCACCGGACGAAAGGAGGCCGAGGCGGAGCTCGCCCGGGTACACCGGGATCTCCGGTCCGCTCACCGGGAGGCGAACCTCTACCTCGATATCCTGACCCACGATATCGGGAACACGGAGAACGTCTCGGACCTCTATGCTGAACTGCTTGTCGACTCCGTGGAGGGCCAGGCGGCCGGGTACGCGGCGAACCTGAAGCGGAGCATAACGAAGAGCATCGAGATCCTCGGCATCGTCTCAAAGATCCGGCAGATTCATGCAGGGCCGCCCACGCTCCGGCCGACCGACCTCGATGCGGTCATCCGGACCGAGATCGACCACTTCCCGGCCGTCCCCATCAGTTACGAGGGTGCATCGTGCAAGGTCGTTGCCGACGGTCTCCTCTGCGAGGTCTTCACGAACCTGATCGGCAACGCCGTCAAGCACGGCGGCCCCGGCGTCGCCGTAACCGTCCGGGTCGAAGAGCAGAACGGCGAGGTGCTGGTGACGGTCGCGGATACCGGTCGGGGCGTCCCGGACGACCAGAAAGAGGAGATTTTTCACCGCTACGAGAGAAAGCAACGGGGCGTGGGCGAGGGGCTCGGGCTGTACCTCGTGCAGATCCTCATCGACCGATACGGGGGGAGGATCTGGGTCGAAGACCGGGTGCCGGGGCATCCGGAAGAGGGAGCGGCATTCTCCTTCTTGCTCCGGGAGACAGATGCCGTCCGTCCTTCCGGCCGTTGA
- a CDS encoding small multi-drug export protein — MSADDMTDTPGPESYKDLLANPYLAGSIKFVLPLAIIPAVFAALYLIEPYQRFLIISGLIVAYFVPPAGKETIIPLAILAGYPWWLITAVIFLLDVAVSLFVVWNFDLALKIPLIGRLLESGMTIGRNYTESQPWLRKFSTIGLILFVFFPLQGTGAMNGSILGRLLGLEKGRVFACVCTGSLTSCLAFALGSDMLLDVYQQNPALGIGILAAIVVAVLAGVVGWRVHKKRLRGRTPR; from the coding sequence ATGAGCGCAGACGATATGACCGATACACCCGGACCGGAGAGCTACAAAGACCTTCTCGCAAACCCCTACCTTGCCGGCTCCATAAAGTTCGTTCTCCCGCTTGCCATCATCCCGGCCGTTTTTGCGGCGCTCTACCTGATCGAGCCCTACCAGCGATTCCTCATCATCTCGGGGCTAATCGTTGCCTACTTTGTCCCCCCTGCCGGGAAGGAGACGATCATCCCGCTCGCGATCCTGGCGGGCTACCCCTGGTGGCTCATCACGGCCGTGATCTTCCTCCTCGACGTGGCCGTCTCACTCTTCGTCGTCTGGAACTTCGACCTGGCGCTGAAGATCCCGCTCATCGGCCGGCTCCTCGAGAGCGGGATGACGATCGGCAGGAACTACACCGAGAGCCAGCCCTGGCTCCGGAAGTTCTCGACGATCGGGCTCATTCTCTTTGTCTTCTTCCCGCTCCAGGGGACCGGGGCGATGAACGGATCGATTCTCGGCCGGCTGCTCGGGCTGGAGAAGGGCAGGGTCTTTGCCTGCGTCTGCACCGGGTCGCTCACCTCCTGCCTCGCCTTTGCCCTCGGCTCCGACATGCTCCTGGACGTCTACCAGCAGAACCCCGCGCTCGGGATCGGCATCCTGGCCGCGATCGTCGTCGCCGTTCTGGCCGGCGTCGTGGGATGGCGGGTGCATAAAAAGCGGCTCCGGGGCAGGACACCCCGGTGA
- a CDS encoding cobalt-precorrin-7 (C(5))-methyltransferase has translation MKIVGVGCGPGMLTPEAATVIAGASLVYGSARAIALARDAIAPGSEVHEIEDYRSLRSLPAHAVVLSTGDPMLAGLGYLPGEVVPGISSLQVAFARLKVPLARAAVVSAHGKDHARAIAEAREEVARGRVVFLVADPAFDVGALAAALPPETRLAVCEDLGYPTERIAVGTAAEPPVPRGDLFVVVAGEF, from the coding sequence GTGAAGATCGTCGGGGTGGGCTGCGGCCCCGGTATGCTGACCCCGGAGGCAGCGACCGTCATCGCGGGCGCATCGCTCGTTTACGGCTCGGCCCGGGCGATCGCCCTTGCCCGCGACGCCATCGCGCCGGGATCTGAGGTGCACGAGATCGAGGATTACCGGAGCCTCCGCTCCCTCCCGGCCCATGCTGTCGTCCTCTCGACCGGGGATCCGATGCTTGCAGGGCTCGGCTACCTTCCGGGCGAGGTCGTCCCCGGGATCTCCTCGCTCCAGGTCGCGTTCGCCCGCCTGAAGGTTCCGCTGGCGCGGGCCGCGGTCGTCTCCGCCCACGGGAAGGATCACGCCCGGGCGATAGCGGAGGCGCGGGAGGAGGTCGCCCGGGGCCGGGTCGTCTTCCTCGTCGCCGACCCGGCCTTCGACGTCGGGGCGCTCGCGGCAGCCCTCCCGCCGGAGACCCGGCTTGCCGTCTGCGAGGATCTCGGCTACCCAACTGAACGGATCGCCGTCGGGACGGCAGCAGAGCCCCCGGTGCCGCGGGGCGATCTCTTCGTGGTGGTGGCGGGGGAGTTTTAG
- a CDS encoding transposase, translating into MTFREIDDDLWEIVKRHLPPQKPHIGRPRRDPRNLFNGILYVLTTGCAWSDVPARYGTKSTVHRYHLELCRRGAYQAILLDLLRSGYEFRKKESAAADLAAPTV; encoded by the coding sequence ATGACATTTCGGGAGATCGACGACGACCTCTGGGAGATCGTCAAAAGACACCTCCCGCCCCAGAAACCTCATATCGGGAGACCAAGGCGCGATCCCCGGAACCTCTTCAACGGGATTCTCTACGTTCTCACCACCGGGTGCGCCTGGAGCGACGTCCCGGCGAGGTACGGGACGAAATCGACGGTGCACCGCTACCACCTCGAACTCTGCAGGCGGGGGGCGTACCAGGCGATCCTTCTCGATCTCCTCCGCTCGGGCTACGAGTTCCGGAAGAAAGAGAGCGCCGCGGCGGATCTCGCGGCTCCCACAGTGTAG
- a CDS encoding cache domain-containing protein produces MNSQSYPWIVAALAVLVAVGTGFAALNQPTPPPVSVAEEDAATLLIHLQSDITAALEALDNRLAHAAFELGKTNLSDADAHGILANLSATDPSIVDCTVSDAEGTILAAEPAAYRDIKGAEIGGQAHIRHILATKRPIMSEVITVAENIPATVIVAPIFTNEGLFAGFASVVFRPEALVAGIAEPAANGTPYQVMVIQTDGRVIYDTDPAQIGRMTFEDPLFADYPDLLDVARRVAGERYGTAVYGFVADGGEAVQKEIAWTTAGLHGVEWRTAVIRETG; encoded by the coding sequence ATGAATTCTCAATCATATCCGTGGATCGTTGCCGCTCTGGCGGTCCTGGTCGCCGTCGGCACCGGTTTTGCTGCGCTGAACCAGCCGACGCCGCCGCCTGTCTCCGTGGCCGAGGAGGATGCCGCGACGCTCCTCATCCACCTGCAGTCCGACATCACGGCGGCGCTCGAGGCCCTGGACAACCGCCTGGCGCATGCCGCGTTCGAACTCGGAAAGACCAATCTCTCCGACGCCGACGCTCACGGAATCCTCGCGAACCTCTCCGCCACCGACCCGTCGATCGTCGACTGCACGGTCAGCGACGCAGAAGGCACGATTCTCGCCGCCGAACCGGCGGCGTACCGCGATATCAAGGGTGCGGAGATCGGTGGCCAGGCCCATATCCGGCACATCCTCGCGACGAAGCGGCCCATCATGAGCGAGGTGATCACGGTCGCGGAAAACATTCCGGCGACGGTCATCGTGGCACCCATCTTCACGAACGAAGGGCTTTTTGCCGGGTTCGCCTCCGTCGTCTTCCGGCCGGAGGCCCTGGTTGCAGGCATCGCCGAACCAGCGGCGAACGGCACCCCGTACCAGGTGATGGTCATCCAGACGGACGGACGGGTGATCTACGACACCGACCCGGCCCAGATCGGGAGGATGACGTTTGAAGACCCGCTCTTCGCCGATTACCCGGACCTGCTCGACGTGGCCCGCCGGGTCGCCGGCGAGCGTTACGGAACTGCGGTCTACGGGTTTGTCGCCGACGGCGGCGAGGCGGTGCAGAAGGAGATTGCCTGGACGACAGCCGGGCTCCACGGGGTAGAGTGGAGAACGGCGGTGATCCGGGAAACCGGGTAA